In the genome of Nonomuraea sp. NBC_00507, the window TGACGATCGTGCGCTGGTGCGGGCAGTAGTGGGCGCCGCTGCTGGTGATCTTCCCGCAGACGGAGTCGGCGCCTGTCGTGACCGTCACCTCGGGAGCGCTGTACGCCAGCCCGGCGGCCGCGAAGCGATCGGCCCAGAACCGGTCGGCGCAGCGGGCCATCGCCCGGTGGAAGGACTTCAGCGAGGCGACGACCCCTGCCCGGATCGCGGGGATCGCGCATGTCAGGCGGAGCTGGTCACCGCCCATCACGTCGGACAAGCCGGCCTGGGGAGTGCCCGGCGCCGCCGCCCGGGCCGGCCCCGATAAGAGAAGACCCGCGACCGTGCACGTAGCTGCCGCTACGAGAAGAGTGCGCACGACCGCGGATAATAGATCAATATGTCGGGATTTGTCCTAGAGTACTTGCGACTTCGGCGCCTTGAAGGTGTTGCAGCCGCCCGCGGACTCGGTGTCGAAGCCGCGCTTCAGCCAGCGGCCCACCGTGGTGGGCTTGCCGTGCGTCTTCGAGCCCCAGTCCTCCGCATTCACCCCGATGAGACCCAGGCCGCCGCCGCTACCGCCGGCCTTGACGAGGAGGTCGAACTCGGTCTGCCGGCGGCCCAGCGTGTGCCACACGTCGCCGATGAACGCCCCGGACAGGCATTCGGCCTGCAACTCCAAGCGGCGCAGCTCGTCCAGCGCCCTGGCCAAGTTCTTGCCGTTGTAGCGCGTCAGGCCCTTGAACATGCCCGTGAGCTGCTGGATGTGGTGGCCGTACTCGTGGGCGACGGTCACCAGTAGGAGCATGTCCGACTGCTCCTCGACGAGGGCCGGTTGGACCAGGAGGCTGATCTTCTTGTTCGTCGGGCAGTACAGTGCCAGGGCGCCCGCGGGGTACTTGCCGCATCCGGTCGCCGCGCCGACCTTGGTGACCACCTGGAACGAGGGCTTGCTGAAGGCGAAGCCGGCCTTCTTGATCTTCGGTTCCCAGGCGGCGTTGAGGCAGTCGAGGACCACGTCCATATAGCCCTTGACCTCTTCCGCGCTCCCGGTCAAGACCTTCGGCTCCTCGCAGGTCTCGAGGCCCAGCTCGCCCGTCTTGTAAATCGCGTTCTTGGCCAGGACCGGCTTGTACACCGGAGCGGAGACGGCTGCCGCAGGGGCCGTGCCGGCGAACAGCACGCTCGCCAGGGCGCCCGCCATGAGCGCCAATCGGGGGATACGCATGGGAACGAACCCTAGTAAAGAGGGAGTTCCAGGTAAAGGAAGATTAAAGCGTGGCGTCAGTTGACATTGCGATGGTTCGCGGCCCACGTGTTGCATGAGCCAGGAGTGCCGCGGTTGAAGCCCCGTGACATCCAGGCGGCCTGCGTCGGGCCCTTGCCGTGGTCGTTCTGCGGCCACCCCTTGGCGCCGTTCTTCCTGAACCAGTCCACCGTGTACGCCCAGTCCGCGTCGGTGACCAGCGGCGTGCCCTGCATCGTGCTCATGAAGATCGACGAGAAGCACTCGGCCTGCAGCTCCGACTTGCGCGAGAGCATGAGCCGCTGGGCCTTGGTCGCTCCCATCCTTGCCGTCCAGTAGTAGTTCCAGATGCCGGAGATCTGCTGGACGTGGTGGCCGTACTCGTGGGCGATCAGCCGCGTGATGCCCAGCGGGAACGGGTTGCGCAGCTGGTCCCGGCTGATCATCAGGTACATGGTGCGGTCGGTGGAGCAGTAGACGCCGTCGGCGCCGGTGTTCCAGGACCCACAGGGCGTCTTGATCTTGCTGGTGATGATGCGCAGGCGCGGCTTGGCGAAGGGCAGCCCGGCCTTGCGGAACTGGGCGCCCCACGCCCTGTTCAGGCACCCGGTGACGCGGGTGAGGAAACGCCGGTACGCCGTCATGCTGCCGGCCGGCAGGTGACCGGGCGAGCAGTTCACGTCGGCCAGCCGCCCCGTCTTGTAGAGCGGGTTCGCCGTGGCCAGCGCCTTGCCCGGCGCCGCCTTCTTCCCGTCGGCCGCCTTCACCGGCGGTGAGACGATCTGCTGGGCCTCGTTGGCCGACTCCGTCGAGGTCGTGGCCACGTCGGCGAGCACGAGCACCAGACCGGCCGCCGCCAGAGCGAGCGCCAGAAGCGCGGCGACGAGTGCCACAAGTTTGCTTATGGGGACGGAGTTCATAGGTACCGAAAGACTAGGTCAAGATCGGACATATGTGGGTGCGTTTGACTCGATGGAGTCAGCGAGGCGTCCGCGAACTACACTCGGGGGGTCGGCGCACAAGAGCAGAGGGGAGTCGGATCCGTGAGCGGGTTGCTGGGCTCGATCAAGGGACCGGACGACGTCAAACGGCTGGCGGCAGAGGAGCTGCCGGGGCTCGCGGGGGAGATCCGTGACCTGCTCGTCGACTCGTGCGCGAGATTCGGCGGCCATCTGGGCCCCAACCTCGGTGTCGTGGAGCTCACCCTCGCCGTGCACCGCGTCTTCGACTCCCCGCGCGACCCGATCGTCTGGGACACCGGACACCAGGCCTACGTGCATAAGCTCCTCACCGGCCGGGCCGCCGGGTTCGCGGCGCTCAAGCAGGAGGGCGGCCTGTCCGGCTATCCGAGCCAGGCCGAGTCCGAGCACGACTTCGTGGAAAACTCCCACGCCTCGACCGCGCTGTCCTACGCCGACGGGCTGGCCAAGGCGTTCAAGGTGCGCGGCGAGCACGACCGCACGGTCGTCGCGGTGATCGGCGACGGCGCGCTGACCGGAGGCATGGCCTGGGAGGCGCTCAACAACATCGCCGCCGGCGCGGACCTGCCGGTCGTGATCGTGGTCAACGACAACGGCCGCTCCTACTCGCCCACGATCGGCGGGCTCGCCTCCCACCTGTCCTCACTGCGGGTCAACCGCCGCTATGAGGACTTCCTCGACTACGTCAAGGACAAGATCGGCAACGTTCCGCTGCTCTACGACGCGCTGCACGGCGTGAAGAAGGGCGTCAAGGACGTGCTGGCGCCGCAGGTCATGTTCGAGGACCTCGGGCTGAAATACCTCGGCCCCATCGACGGCCACGACGAGCAGGCCATGGAGGCCGCCCTGCGCAAGGCCCGCGACTTCCGCGGCCCCGTCATCGTGCACGCGGTCACCCAGAAGGGCCGCGGCTACACGCCGGCGGAAAACCACGACGAGGACCAGTTCCACGGCCCCGGACCTTTCGACAAGGTCACGGGCCAGGAGAAGCCCAAGGGCCGCATCTGGACCAACGTGTTCAGCGAGGAGCTCGTCCGGCTCGGCAAAGAGCGGGACGACATCGTCGCCATCACCGCGGCCATGCTCCACCCGACGGGGCTCAACGCGTTCGCCGAGGCCTACCCCGAGCGCATCTACGACGTGGGCATCGCCGAGCAGCACGCGCTGACCAGCGCCGCCGGGCTGGCACTCGGCGGCATGCACCCGGTCGTGGCCGTCTACGCCACGTTCCTCAACCGGGCCTTCGACCAGCTCCTCATGGACGTCGCCCTGCACCGGCTGCCGGTGACCGTCGTGCTCGACCGGGCGGGCGTCACGGGTGACGACGGCGCCAGCCACAACGGCATGTGGGACCTGTCCATCCTCCAAGTGGTGCCCGGGCTCAGGATCGCGGTGCCGCGCGACGGGGACCGGCTCACCGAGTTGCTGCGCGAGGCCGTG includes:
- a CDS encoding neutral zinc metallopeptidase, translated to MRIPRLALMAGALASVLFAGTAPAAAVSAPVYKPVLAKNAIYKTGELGLETCEEPKVLTGSAEEVKGYMDVVLDCLNAAWEPKIKKAGFAFSKPSFQVVTKVGAATGCGKYPAGALALYCPTNKKISLLVQPALVEEQSDMLLLVTVAHEYGHHIQQLTGMFKGLTRYNGKNLARALDELRRLELQAECLSGAFIGDVWHTLGRRQTEFDLLVKAGGSGGGLGLIGVNAEDWGSKTHGKPTTVGRWLKRGFDTESAGGCNTFKAPKSQVL
- a CDS encoding neutral zinc metallopeptidase, which gives rise to MALVAALLALALAAAGLVLVLADVATTSTESANEAQQIVSPPVKAADGKKAAPGKALATANPLYKTGRLADVNCSPGHLPAGSMTAYRRFLTRVTGCLNRAWGAQFRKAGLPFAKPRLRIITSKIKTPCGSWNTGADGVYCSTDRTMYLMISRDQLRNPFPLGITRLIAHEYGHHVQQISGIWNYYWTARMGATKAQRLMLSRKSELQAECFSSIFMSTMQGTPLVTDADWAYTVDWFRKNGAKGWPQNDHGKGPTQAAWMSRGFNRGTPGSCNTWAANHRNVN
- the dxs gene encoding 1-deoxy-D-xylulose-5-phosphate synthase — encoded protein: MLGSIKGPDDVKRLAAEELPGLAGEIRDLLVDSCARFGGHLGPNLGVVELTLAVHRVFDSPRDPIVWDTGHQAYVHKLLTGRAAGFAALKQEGGLSGYPSQAESEHDFVENSHASTALSYADGLAKAFKVRGEHDRTVVAVIGDGALTGGMAWEALNNIAAGADLPVVIVVNDNGRSYSPTIGGLASHLSSLRVNRRYEDFLDYVKDKIGNVPLLYDALHGVKKGVKDVLAPQVMFEDLGLKYLGPIDGHDEQAMEAALRKARDFRGPVIVHAVTQKGRGYTPAENHDEDQFHGPGPFDKVTGQEKPKGRIWTNVFSEELVRLGKERDDIVAITAAMLHPTGLNAFAEAYPERIYDVGIAEQHALTSAAGLALGGMHPVVAVYATFLNRAFDQLLMDVALHRLPVTVVLDRAGVTGDDGASHNGMWDLSILQVVPGLRIAVPRDGDRLTELLREAVEVTDGPTVLRFPKGPVAEAVEPVGKLGEMDLLRAPVGEPDVLLVGVGPMAQVCLDAAVMLDAQGIAATVVDPRWVKPLDEALVLAASAHKLVAVVEDNGRVGGVGDAVARLLRDADVDVPVRTYGIPQEFLDHAKRAAILGQIGLTGQDLARQITEAVAKRTSHVEPARQ